TGTAGAATCAAGGCGCATGGTTGGGAACCAGCCGACTCGGTATCAGCACGGGGACAGTTGGGGGGTGTCCCTCAACCTCCCAGCCTGATGGTACACTACGTCGCGGAGCAGCCGCACAGCGACCGGCTGCTCCGCTCCCACCGGTAGCCTTCGAGAAGCGCTTCATTCAGCAGGAAGCCTATGAAAAGCATGATTCAGGTCCGCAATCTGGCGCGAACCTATGATATGGGCGACATTCAGGTTCACGCATTGCGCGGCGTCACGTTCGACATCCGGCAAGGGGAATTTGTCGCGATTATGGGACCGTCCGGCTCCGGTAAATCGACGCTCATGAACCTGCTCGGCTGCCTGGATACGCCCACGTCAGGCCAGTATATCTTGGATGGCGTGCCGGTAGAAAACCTGAATAAAGACCAGCTTGCAGCAGTACGTAGCCGCAAAATCGGCTTTGTCTTCCAGCAGTTTAACCTGCTCCCGCGCAATACGGCGCTTGAAAATGTCGGGCTGCCGCTGATCTACCAGGGCGAGCTTCATCCCAAGGAGCGCCGGGAACGTGCCGCGCGTGCGCTCAAAGCGGTAGGTCTGGAAGAGCGCATGGATCACCGACCACGTGAGCTTTCAGGCGGGCAGCAGCAGCGTGTCGCGATTGCCAGAGCGCTCGTAGCAGAGCCTGCGCTGCTATTGGCCGATGAGCCGACGGGCAACCTTGACTCACGGGCGAGCGAAGATAT
The genomic region above belongs to Herpetosiphonaceae bacterium and contains:
- a CDS encoding ABC transporter ATP-binding protein produces the protein MKSMIQVRNLARTYDMGDIQVHALRGVTFDIRQGEFVAIMGPSGSGKSTLMNLLGCLDTPTSGQYILDGVPVENLNKDQLAAVRSRKIGFVFQQFNLLPRNTALENVGLPLIYQGELHPKERRERAARALKAVGLEERMDHRPRELSGGQQQRVAIARALVAEPALLLADEPTGNLDSRASEDIMRLFGDLNAQGITVVLVTHEQDIANHAHRILTIRDGLLASDVVREKEMSYEHV